A genomic stretch from Alphaproteobacteria bacterium includes:
- a CDS encoding L-threonylcarbamoyladenylate synthase, with protein MMSFISLDEAIAFLHNKKAIVFPTETVYGLGADATSDMAIAEIYRLKNRPSFNPLIVHFYSIEQAQHYVEFSDLALKLGTLFWPGPLTLILPLKSDSPISKLASAGLQTLGVRIPNHPIALELLKKINLPLAAPSANVSGKISPTKAVHVHASFGDNAPNILEGGTSVIGLESTILDLSGPIPTLLRPGFVSFETLKEYIPNLIIGCSTDKIDAPLIAPGQLKSHYAPNHKIRLNVTKIKENEVLLAFGPHPLATKGYVYNLSEKGDLVEAASHFFEALHILDAQESSGIAVMPIPNEGLGGAINDRLSRAAACNEITSN; from the coding sequence ATGATGTCTTTTATCTCTCTCGATGAAGCGATTGCCTTTTTACACAATAAAAAAGCGATTGTCTTTCCCACCGAAACTGTTTATGGTCTTGGCGCTGACGCTACAAGTGATATGGCTATTGCTGAAATTTATCGTCTTAAAAACAGGCCATCATTTAATCCACTCATCGTTCATTTTTATTCAATTGAGCAAGCACAACATTATGTTGAATTTTCAGATCTAGCCTTAAAATTGGGTACTCTTTTTTGGCCAGGTCCATTAACTTTGATTTTACCCCTTAAATCAGATTCACCCATATCCAAACTTGCTTCCGCGGGTCTTCAAACCCTTGGTGTGCGTATTCCAAATCATCCTATCGCCCTTGAATTACTGAAAAAAATAAATCTACCATTGGCAGCGCCAAGCGCCAATGTTTCAGGTAAAATAAGTCCTACGAAAGCTGTCCATGTGCATGCTTCATTTGGTGATAATGCACCAAACATTCTTGAAGGCGGCACATCTGTTATTGGACTTGAATCCACTATTTTGGATTTATCAGGTCCCATTCCAACTTTATTACGACCTGGTTTTGTTTCTTTCGAAACATTAAAAGAATATATCCCCAATTTAATAATTGGATGTAGTACTGATAAAATTGATGCGCCTTTGATTGCACCTGGCCAATTAAAAAGCCATTATGCGCCGAATCATAAAATACGTCTAAATGTGACTAAGATTAAAGAGAATGAAGTGCTTCTTGCTTTTGGGCCGCATCCACTTGCTACAAAAGGATATGTATATAATTTAAGTGAAAAAGGTGATCTGGTAGAAGCTGCAAGTCATTTTTTTGAAGCATTACATATTCTTGATGCACAAGAATCAAGCGGTATCGCCGTTATGCCCATTCCGAATGAAGGTTTAGGGGGCGCGATTAATGATCGTTTGAGTAGAGCTGCAGCTTGTAATGAAATAACCTCAAATTGA
- a CDS encoding efflux transporter outer membrane subunit, whose amino-acid sequence MFRYILLFMMIFTLQACDFSPRYAVPFVNTGTHFKEAPDGWKIAQPQDQLPKGSWWSLFQNSELNKLLENIEFKNQSILALQAQYKQANELVIQARTSFFPVITNTTSVLRRRNSTSAASSSSSSSTLSTGRTKYSKNYLFQIDAGWEPDLWGSVRNNVDANLANKEAVKDQLENGVLSVKASLVQAYYQLATLDEIEKILKNTSDSYKKLLTITHHRYKAGTAARQDILLADNLTKKIEIASENNKIGRAEYEHAIAILLGKVPAHFTLTPQLEKLQKPSIPSLIPSELLERRPDIAQAERLVFQANAQIGIAISALFPVVSLIANEGSSSQSYKKWFSIPTLFWLLEANAVTTLFDAGLKVSKIRQARSVLEQLIATYRQTVLTAFQEVEDNLVSLKYLDDEILKQAEFVKNARQIVEIAMNQYKSGTAQLYDVVTFQIDLLNSEIDLVTLKGREMVSAALLIKSLGGGWANAFPDSPKECIAR is encoded by the coding sequence TTGTTTAGATATATTCTACTTTTTATGATGATTTTCACTTTGCAAGCTTGTGATTTTTCCCCTAGATATGCTGTACCTTTTGTGAATACAGGTACTCATTTTAAAGAAGCACCTGATGGATGGAAAATAGCGCAGCCACAAGATCAATTACCCAAAGGATCATGGTGGTCTTTATTTCAAAATAGTGAACTTAATAAATTATTAGAAAATATAGAATTTAAGAACCAATCCATTTTAGCATTACAAGCACAATATAAACAAGCAAATGAACTTGTTATACAAGCGCGCACTTCTTTTTTTCCAGTAATAACGAACACGACTTCAGTTTTAAGAAGACGCAATTCTACTTCTGCAGCTTCTTCTTCCTCATCATCATCAACACTAAGTACTGGAAGGACTAAGTACAGTAAAAATTATTTATTTCAAATTGATGCGGGTTGGGAACCTGATTTATGGGGCTCTGTGCGTAATAATGTGGATGCAAATCTTGCAAATAAAGAAGCTGTGAAAGATCAATTGGAAAACGGTGTTTTATCTGTTAAAGCAAGTTTGGTGCAGGCTTATTATCAATTAGCAACATTAGATGAAATAGAAAAAATTCTTAAAAATACATCGGATTCTTACAAAAAGTTATTGACGATTACACATCATCGTTACAAAGCAGGCACAGCTGCAAGACAAGATATTTTGCTTGCTGATAATTTAACCAAAAAAATTGAAATTGCTTCTGAAAATAATAAAATTGGACGTGCAGAATATGAACATGCAATTGCTATTTTACTAGGAAAAGTACCAGCTCATTTCACACTTACGCCTCAACTTGAAAAATTACAAAAACCAAGCATTCCTAGCCTCATTCCTTCTGAATTATTGGAAAGACGACCTGATATTGCACAAGCTGAACGTCTTGTATTTCAAGCAAATGCACAAATTGGGATTGCTATTTCTGCTTTGTTTCCTGTTGTATCGCTTATTGCTAATGAAGGTTCATCGAGTCAAAGTTATAAAAAATGGTTCAGTATACCCACTTTATTTTGGTTGTTGGAAGCAAATGCCGTTACAACACTTTTTGATGCAGGTTTAAAAGTTTCAAAAATAAGACAAGCGCGATCAGTTCTAGAGCAACTTATTGCGACGTATAGACAAACAGTTTTAACTGCCTTTCAGGAAGTTGAAGATAATTTAGTATCGCTTAAATATCTTGACGACGAAATATTAAAACAAGCAGAATTTGTTAAAAACGCGCGTCAAATAGTGGAAATAGCCATGAATCAATATAAAAGTGGTACAGCACAACTTTATGATGTTGTGACTTTTCAAATAGATCTTTTGAATAGCGAAATAGATTTAGTAACGCTTAAAGGTCGCGAAATGGTGAGTGCTGCATTACTGATTAAATCTTTAGGGGGTGGTTGGGCAAATGCGTTCCCGGATTCGCCCAAAGAATGCATTGCTAGATAA
- a CDS encoding carbonic anhydrase, producing the protein MAKNIENLIKGYQKFKENYFDGTSSTFESLVRLGQQPKILMIACSDSRVDPAIITNCEPGDLFVIRNVANLVPPYQADDSLHGTSAALEFAICNLQVQHVIVFGHSQCAGIQALLDHAITPYLPYSFITKWMELAQPACDQTYLQHAEANPEAKNHFCGKYAIINSLKNLMTFPWIKENVQKNNLIIHGWFFDLSTGIINAYNDKIDQFEEL; encoded by the coding sequence ATGGCAAAAAATATAGAAAATTTAATCAAAGGTTATCAAAAATTTAAAGAAAATTATTTTGACGGGACGTCCTCAACTTTTGAAAGTCTTGTACGTTTAGGACAACAGCCTAAAATTTTAATGATTGCTTGTTCAGATTCACGTGTTGATCCAGCTATTATTACCAATTGTGAGCCTGGCGATTTATTTGTTATTCGCAATGTGGCTAATCTTGTGCCACCTTATCAGGCGGATGATTCTCTTCACGGCACAAGTGCTGCGCTTGAATTTGCTATATGTAATTTACAAGTACAACATGTCATCGTTTTTGGGCATAGCCAATGCGCTGGCATTCAAGCACTTCTTGATCATGCAATAACGCCATATCTGCCCTATAGCTTTATAACCAAATGGATGGAATTAGCCCAACCTGCTTGTGATCAAACCTATCTACAGCATGCTGAAGCGAACCCAGAAGCAAAAAATCATTTTTGCGGCAAATATGCCATTATAAACTCACTCAAAAATCTTATGACGTTTCCATGGATTAAGGAAAATGTTCAAAAAAACAATTTAATTATCCATGGTTGGTTTTTTGATTTATCAACGGGCATTATTAATGCATATAACGATAAAATAGATCAATTTGAAGAATTATAG
- a CDS encoding acetyl-CoA C-acyltransferase, translated as MKDSIVIVSTARTPSGGFQGDLKSVKATELGSIAIKGAVERAHLKGDDISEVLMGCVLPAGLGQGPARQASIGAGIPKSVGCVTINKLCGSGMKAIMLGHDSILTNTNSIVVAGGLESMSNAPYLLDKARSGYRLGHGKVLDHMFCDGLEDAYEGRLMGTYAEDTAEHYQFTREQQDAYAIESLTRAQHAVKTGLFKDEIVAVDVRSGKSSIQIVNDEQPLKADFAKIPTLKAAFRDGGSVTAANSSSISDGGAAVVLMRESEAEKRGIKPLARILGHSTHAQEPAWFTTAPIGATQKLLQKLNLSVKDIDLFEVNEAFAIVAMAAMRDLSIPHEKVNIYGGACALGHPIGASGARIVVTLLNALRHNNLKKGIATLCIGGGEATALAVELI; from the coding sequence GTGAAAGATTCAATCGTTATTGTTAGTACTGCACGTACGCCTTCAGGTGGTTTTCAAGGTGATTTAAAATCAGTTAAAGCAACAGAATTAGGCTCAATAGCCATAAAAGGTGCCGTAGAACGCGCACATCTTAAAGGCGATGATATCAGCGAAGTTCTTATGGGTTGCGTTTTACCAGCAGGCCTCGGCCAAGGGCCAGCACGTCAGGCATCCATTGGCGCAGGGATTCCTAAATCTGTAGGTTGTGTAACAATCAACAAATTATGTGGGTCTGGTATGAAAGCCATTATGCTTGGCCATGATTCCATTTTAACAAATACAAATTCTATCGTGGTAGCCGGTGGCTTAGAAAGTATGAGCAACGCCCCTTATTTGCTTGATAAAGCTCGTTCTGGCTATCGTTTAGGTCATGGTAAAGTACTCGATCATATGTTCTGCGATGGGCTGGAAGATGCTTATGAGGGCCGTCTTATGGGCACTTATGCTGAAGATACCGCGGAACATTATCAATTTACACGTGAACAACAAGATGCTTATGCGATTGAATCCTTAACACGCGCGCAACATGCTGTAAAAACTGGTTTATTTAAAGATGAGATTGTTGCCGTTGATGTTAGATCTGGCAAATCATCCATTCAAATTGTGAATGACGAGCAACCTTTAAAAGCAGATTTTGCTAAAATCCCCACATTAAAAGCAGCTTTTAGGGACGGCGGTTCCGTAACGGCGGCTAATTCATCCTCAATTTCAGATGGTGGCGCAGCTGTTGTTTTAATGCGTGAATCAGAAGCTGAAAAGCGTGGTATTAAACCACTTGCACGTATTTTAGGGCATTCAACACATGCTCAAGAGCCCGCATGGTTTACAACAGCACCCATTGGCGCTACTCAAAAACTTCTTCAAAAACTTAATTTGAGCGTTAAAGATATTGATCTTTTTGAAGTAAACGAAGCTTTTGCCATTGTTGCAATGGCTGCAATGCGTGACCTTTCTATTCCTCATGAAAAAGTAAATATCTATGGTGGCGCTTGTGCGTTGGGTCATCCTATTGGCGCGTCAGGTGCACGTATTGTTGTAACCCTTTTAAATGCGTTGCGTCACAATAATTTGAAAAAAGGTATTGCAACACTTTGCATCGGCGGTGGTGAGGCTACAGCATTAGCTGTTGAACTTATCTAG
- a CDS encoding efflux RND transporter permease subunit: protein MNISAPFIFRPIGTSLLGLAIICIGIVAYLFLPVSALPKVDFPTISISASLPGASPEIMATSIASPLERQLGRIAGITEMTSSNALGSTRITVQFDLERDINGAARDVQGAINASLSQLPADLPNNPTYRIVNPADAPICILALTSDVYSKIEMYDTASTFLAQKLSQEEGVGQVIVGGSSLPAVRVEINPMALNNYNLSLEDVKNVIQSSNVTMPKGQIEDETHTYELKTNDQIFKAYQYKPIIISYKNGAAIKLSDVADVTDSFENLRNAGFYNNKESVLLIVFKLPGSNIIETVNNIYKIMPHLKASIPQAIDMTMTLDRTTTIRASLKDVEFTLILSIALVILVIYIFLRDVRASLIPSIVIPISLLGTFGLMYLAGYSLNNLSLMALTISTGFVVDDAVVVLENIARHIEKGMHPFKAALIGAQEVGFTVLSMSISLIAVFIPILLMGGIVGRLFHEFAMSLSFAILVSMVVSLTITPMMASQMLKAKKNSPNNKIKKKKISFTKSMIKFYGKSLKSSLRHPAFVLIILFLIISLNIYLFIIVPKGFFPIQDTGRIMGSIRAQQDISFPHLKQKLQDYVHLVKEDPAVERVSGFVGGNTALSNAGTMFIVLKPPEIRKVTIDDVMKRLRKKLSDIPGSTLFMRIPQELQIGGRQGSGNYQYTLSSYELDELNHWTPLVMEEIKKIEGIVDLNNDQLDQGLEYYVTIDRDRAAQFGISEKTIDTMLYNLFGQRQISTMYTSLNQYNVVLVVALKFWQDPDTLNQIYLTSSDGKQVPLSAFASFKPSQTLLAVNHQEQFPSATLSFNLLPDYSIGEAVEKIKKTVADMNLPLATIKGTFRGTAQAFEDSLKSQPYLILAALFAVYIVLGVLYESFVHPVTILSTLPSAGVGAILALLLMKTELSIIAIIGIILLIGIVKKNAIMMIDFAVQIERKGHKTPQQSIYEASLLRFRPIMMTTMAAILGALPLAFGDGVGSELRKPLGISIIGGLILSQILTLYTTPVIYLSFEALRIKMDKLFTRKKPLQPIEEI from the coding sequence ATGAATATTTCTGCACCCTTCATTTTTCGTCCTATTGGCACAAGTTTGTTGGGGCTTGCAATTATTTGTATAGGCATTGTTGCTTATTTGTTTTTACCTGTTTCAGCTTTACCAAAAGTTGATTTTCCAACAATTAGTATTTCAGCTTCTTTACCAGGCGCCAGTCCTGAAATAATGGCAACATCAATTGCATCACCACTTGAACGACAATTAGGACGTATTGCAGGTATTACCGAAATGACGTCTTCTAATGCATTAGGTAGTACAAGAATTACAGTACAATTTGATTTAGAGCGCGATATTAATGGGGCAGCACGTGATGTTCAAGGGGCTATTAATGCATCATTAAGTCAATTACCTGCTGATTTACCGAATAATCCTACTTATAGAATCGTTAATCCTGCAGATGCACCAATCTGTATTTTAGCTTTAACATCTGATGTTTACTCAAAAATTGAAATGTACGATACGGCATCAACTTTTTTGGCGCAAAAACTATCTCAAGAAGAAGGCGTTGGACAAGTTATCGTTGGCGGTAGTTCACTACCTGCTGTTCGCGTAGAAATTAATCCGATGGCATTAAACAATTATAATTTGAGTTTAGAAGATGTAAAAAATGTTATTCAAAGTTCAAATGTAACGATGCCCAAAGGACAAATAGAGGATGAAACACATACGTATGAACTAAAAACAAATGATCAAATTTTTAAAGCCTATCAATATAAACCCATAATTATTTCGTATAAAAATGGAGCAGCTATTAAACTATCGGATGTGGCTGATGTTACAGATTCTTTTGAAAATCTAAGAAATGCCGGATTCTATAATAATAAAGAATCAGTTTTGCTGATCGTTTTTAAATTGCCAGGTTCAAATATTATTGAAACAGTCAATAATATTTATAAAATAATGCCTCATCTTAAAGCATCAATTCCTCAAGCGATAGATATGACGATGACGTTAGACCGGACAACAACAATTAGGGCTTCATTAAAAGATGTTGAATTTACACTCATTTTATCTATCGCCCTTGTTATATTGGTCATTTATATTTTTTTACGTGATGTTAGGGCTTCTTTGATTCCGAGTATTGTGATTCCTATTTCTTTATTAGGTACGTTTGGATTGATGTATTTAGCAGGATATAGCTTAAATAATTTATCACTTATGGCCCTTACTATTTCAACGGGTTTTGTCGTCGATGATGCTGTGGTTGTTCTTGAAAATATTGCGCGTCATATCGAAAAAGGGATGCATCCCTTTAAAGCAGCTTTAATAGGCGCGCAAGAAGTAGGGTTTACTGTTTTATCAATGAGCATTTCATTGATTGCTGTATTTATTCCTATTTTATTGATGGGTGGCATTGTTGGTCGCTTGTTTCATGAATTTGCAATGAGCCTTTCTTTTGCTATTTTAGTATCAATGGTTGTGTCACTCACCATTACACCGATGATGGCATCGCAAATGCTTAAGGCAAAAAAAAATTCTCCTAATAATAAAATAAAAAAGAAAAAAATTAGTTTTACAAAATCAATGATTAAGTTTTATGGAAAAAGTCTTAAAAGTTCATTAAGACATCCTGCTTTTGTATTAATAATTTTATTTTTAATTATTAGTCTTAATATTTATCTTTTTATTATTGTACCCAAGGGCTTTTTTCCTATACAAGATACGGGAAGAATTATGGGCTCTATCCGAGCGCAGCAAGATATCTCCTTTCCACATTTAAAACAAAAACTTCAGGATTATGTTCATTTGGTTAAAGAAGATCCGGCCGTTGAAAGGGTATCAGGATTTGTAGGTGGTAATACAGCTTTGTCTAATGCAGGAACAATGTTTATTGTTCTAAAGCCGCCTGAAATACGCAAAGTAACAATTGATGACGTCATGAAAAGATTGCGCAAAAAATTGTCAGATATTCCAGGATCCACGCTTTTTATGCGTATTCCACAAGAACTTCAAATCGGTGGAAGACAGGGAAGCGGTAATTATCAATACACGCTCTCGTCTTATGAATTGGATGAATTGAATCACTGGACGCCATTGGTGATGGAAGAAATTAAAAAAATTGAAGGGATCGTTGATCTTAATAATGATCAATTAGATCAAGGACTTGAGTATTATGTCACTATTGATAGAGATCGTGCTGCACAATTTGGCATTAGTGAAAAAACAATAGATACAATGCTTTATAATTTGTTTGGACAACGCCAGATTTCAACAATGTATACTTCGTTGAATCAATATAATGTTGTTCTGGTGGTTGCCTTGAAGTTTTGGCAAGATCCAGATACGTTGAATCAAATTTACCTAACGTCTTCAGATGGTAAGCAAGTGCCGCTTTCTGCTTTTGCAAGTTTTAAACCGAGTCAAACATTACTTGCCGTCAATCATCAAGAGCAATTCCCATCAGCGACACTTTCATTTAATCTTTTGCCCGATTATTCGATAGGGGAAGCTGTTGAAAAAATAAAAAAAACAGTCGCCGATATGAATTTACCGCTTGCAACCATTAAAGGAACTTTTAGGGGAACGGCTCAAGCTTTTGAAGATTCGCTTAAATCGCAACCTTATTTAATTTTGGCCGCACTTTTTGCCGTTTATATCGTTTTAGGTGTTTTATATGAAAGTTTTGTTCATCCCGTGACCATTCTTTCAACTTTACCTTCTGCAGGTGTCGGCGCAATATTGGCACTTTTATTGATGAAAACCGAATTAAGCATAATAGCTATCATTGGTATTATTCTTCTAATTGGTATTGTTAAAAAAAATGCCATTATGATGATTGATTTTGCAGTGCAAATTGAACGAAAGGGTCATAAAACGCCACAACAATCAATTTATGAAGCAAGTTTACTTCGATTCCGCCCCATCATGATGACAACGATGGCGGCTATTTTAGGCGCTTTACCTCTAGCTTTTGGTGATGGTGTTGGTTCAGAACTTAGAAAGCCTTTAGGCATTTCGATTATCGGTGGTTTGATTTTAAGTCAAATTTTAACGCTTTATACAACGCCTGTTATTTATCTTAGCTTTGAAGCTTTACGTATTAAAATGGATAAATTATTTACACGCAAAAAACCATTGCAACCAATTGAGGAAATATAA
- a CDS encoding aminopeptidase P family protein: MSHTNTSNKGIIMNSKEKLVLLRQELKKNNLDAFFVPRGDEHMGEYVAFHSERLAYLTGFKGSAGFAIVANTKAAIFVDGRYTLQVQHEVPNDLYDYEELGIKPASSWIQKNIAPKSRIGFDPWLHTPEEIKSYEEKLVGVQVTFVPVAQNLIDLIWSDRPKIPLTPVQIHNITHAGIKSSDKRAQIAQDLIKQHADYAFLSLPDSIAWLLNVRGNDVELSPLPLSFALIDTKGHVAWFIESEKLSSEIKIYLGNEVHFAEKHELEKHFLSLSQKKILVDRQTIPFWVDAKLRQSNAELIYGQDPCLLPKAQKNEIELKGVRSAHIRDGAAVTKFLAWVSKAALTEEITEMSAQQKLLECRQEDPMFQGICFYTISGAGPNGAIVHYKSSPETNRPIAPNMLYLIDSGGQYLDGTTDITRTIAIGTPTKTQKKHFTLVLKGHIALGNARFPEGTSGHQLDAIARYPLWQEGLDYDHGTGHGVGCYLNVHEGPQRISKAPNNVALRKGMIISNEPGYYVAGEYGIRIENLVAVQESGNTNNRPMLSLETLTYAPIDRHLIDKDLLTQVEIDWVNKYHTKVYEKLNDLVDAETKIWLKNATAKL; encoded by the coding sequence TTGTCTCATACTAACACATCAAATAAAGGCATCATCATGAACTCAAAAGAAAAACTAGTATTATTAAGACAAGAACTTAAAAAAAACAATCTTGATGCTTTTTTTGTGCCTCGTGGTGACGAGCATATGGGTGAATATGTAGCATTTCATTCTGAACGACTTGCTTATTTAACAGGATTTAAAGGTTCTGCTGGTTTTGCAATTGTTGCAAATACAAAAGCTGCCATTTTTGTAGATGGTCGTTATACGCTTCAAGTCCAACATGAAGTACCAAATGATCTTTATGATTACGAAGAATTGGGGATTAAGCCAGCATCCTCGTGGATTCAAAAGAATATTGCACCAAAATCACGTATTGGTTTTGATCCATGGCTTCATACGCCTGAAGAAATTAAATCTTATGAAGAAAAATTAGTAGGCGTACAAGTGACTTTTGTGCCTGTTGCGCAAAATTTAATTGATCTTATTTGGAGCGACCGACCGAAAATACCTTTAACGCCTGTTCAAATTCATAATATAACGCATGCTGGCATAAAATCTTCTGATAAACGCGCACAAATTGCACAAGATTTAATCAAACAACATGCTGATTATGCTTTTTTATCTTTACCAGATTCAATTGCTTGGCTTTTGAATGTACGCGGTAATGATGTAGAGCTTTCGCCCTTACCTTTAAGTTTTGCGTTGATTGATACAAAAGGTCACGTCGCTTGGTTTATTGAATCTGAAAAATTATCCTCAGAAATTAAAATATATTTGGGGAATGAAGTTCATTTCGCCGAAAAGCATGAGCTTGAAAAACATTTCTTGTCGCTTTCCCAGAAAAAAATTCTTGTTGATCGCCAAACCATCCCTTTTTGGGTGGATGCTAAATTGCGTCAATCAAATGCAGAACTTATTTATGGGCAAGATCCTTGTTTGTTGCCAAAAGCTCAAAAGAACGAGATTGAATTAAAAGGCGTTCGTTCAGCCCACATTCGTGATGGGGCTGCCGTTACAAAATTTTTAGCGTGGGTATCAAAGGCTGCATTGACTGAAGAAATCACCGAAATGTCAGCACAACAAAAATTACTAGAATGTCGCCAAGAAGATCCTATGTTTCAAGGCATATGTTTTTATACAATTTCAGGTGCTGGCCCTAATGGCGCAATTGTTCATTATAAATCAAGTCCTGAAACAAATCGTCCTATTGCACCCAATATGCTTTATTTAATTGATTCAGGCGGGCAATATTTGGATGGCACGACTGATATTACACGTACAATTGCGATTGGTACGCCAACCAAGACTCAAAAAAAGCATTTTACGCTTGTTTTAAAAGGACATATAGCACTTGGCAATGCACGTTTTCCTGAAGGCACAAGCGGTCATCAATTGGATGCTATCGCGCGCTATCCGTTATGGCAAGAAGGCCTTGATTATGATCACGGTACTGGACATGGTGTGGGTTGCTATTTGAATGTTCATGAAGGCCCACAGCGTATTTCAAAAGCACCTAATAATGTGGCACTTCGCAAGGGTATGATCATTTCGAATGAACCTGGATATTATGTAGCGGGTGAATATGGCATTCGCATTGAAAATCTTGTGGCAGTGCAAGAATCTGGCAATACGAATAATCGTCCTATGTTATCGCTTGAAACTTTAACCTATGCGCCTATTGATCGTCATTTGATTGATAAGGATTTATTAACGCAAGTTGAAATCGATTGGGTTAATAAGTATCACACAAAGGTTTATGAAAAATTAAACGATTTGGTGGATGCAGAGACTAAGATTTGGTTGAAGAACGCGACTGCTAAGTTGTGA
- a CDS encoding class I SAM-dependent methyltransferase gives MKNIPKIFDKAYIKSIRTKTLPLLPPFNFLHYEINERLIERLKEFNRSFDTVLILGSKSNNLFNYLENNNNFQNITIMDFGHLKKHEKYNFIQGDEENLPFAPNSFDLIISSTHLHMTNDLPGALKQFHTSLKNNGVFIGSLFGGETLYELKESFYKAEMTLTQKIFPHIIPMIEVKQLGDLLKRAGFELPLSTEDRLEVTYSHPLNLLRDLKQMGESNTLDQRSRQFLNKKVFDRMCYNYISDFSIEENKILASFDLLIGSGMKI, from the coding sequence ATGAAAAATATACCTAAAATCTTTGATAAAGCCTATATTAAATCGATACGGACAAAAACGCTACCTTTACTTCCGCCTTTTAATTTTTTACATTATGAAATAAATGAAAGGCTTATTGAAAGATTAAAAGAGTTTAATCGCTCTTTTGATACAGTTTTAATCCTAGGGTCTAAAAGTAATAATTTATTTAATTATTTAGAAAATAATAATAACTTTCAAAATATTACAATAATGGATTTTGGACACTTAAAAAAACATGAAAAATATAACTTTATTCAAGGCGATGAAGAAAATTTACCTTTTGCGCCAAATAGTTTTGATCTGATCATATCGTCTACCCATTTGCATATGACCAATGATTTGCCAGGTGCTTTAAAACAATTTCATACAAGTCTTAAAAACAATGGCGTTTTTATAGGGAGTCTTTTTGGTGGTGAAACACTTTACGAATTAAAAGAATCCTTTTATAAAGCTGAAATGACTTTAACCCAAAAAATATTCCCCCATATCATTCCCATGATTGAGGTCAAACAATTAGGGGATTTGCTCAAACGCGCAGGATTTGAACTCCCCCTTAGCACCGAAGATCGCCTTGAAGTAACTTATTCGCATCCCCTCAATCTTTTAAGAGATTTAAAACAAATGGGTGAATCAAATACATTAGACCAACGTTCACGACAATTTTTAAATAAAAAAGTTTTTGATAGAATGTGTTATAACTACATAAGTGATTTTAGCATTGAAGAAAATAAAATTTTGGCAAGCTTTGACCTGCTTATTGGTTCTGGCATGAAGATTTGA
- a CDS encoding 50S ribosomal protein L11 methyltransferase, which translates to MNLWKITVNVKQPQIVVVEEILGYHAEALSSYEAGSEIDWKVEAYFLPHVEKNFLEATLIAEVQDQLKLKAEDVFLELLPRADWLAQSYASFPPLTAGRFFIHGSHYEGILPKGLHALEINAATAFGSGEHQSTFGCLLALSLLSKKINPQKILDMGTGTGILAMAASKLWSQKVLAVDCDPESIRVTDENASLNKMASMIDAYCGHGYKSQKVKGQKFDLIIANILARPLMQMAVDMKKCLAPNGFVILAGLLGRQENMVLYAHFMQDLKLYKRIRLGEWTCLILTHQIKASS; encoded by the coding sequence ATGAATTTATGGAAAATAACTGTTAACGTCAAACAACCTCAAATTGTAGTGGTTGAAGAAATTTTAGGCTATCACGCAGAAGCCTTATCAAGTTATGAGGCAGGTTCCGAAATTGATTGGAAAGTCGAAGCTTATTTTTTGCCGCATGTTGAAAAGAATTTTTTAGAAGCAACGCTTATTGCAGAAGTTCAAGATCAATTAAAGCTAAAAGCCGAAGATGTTTTTTTAGAACTTTTGCCACGTGCTGATTGGTTAGCACAATCTTATGCCTCTTTCCCGCCTCTTACTGCAGGTCGATTTTTTATTCATGGAAGTCATTATGAAGGCATCCTCCCCAAAGGATTACATGCTTTAGAAATTAATGCGGCAACCGCTTTTGGCAGTGGTGAGCACCAAAGTACTTTTGGGTGTCTTTTAGCCTTATCGTTATTATCAAAAAAAATAAACCCTCAAAAAATACTGGATATGGGCACAGGTACAGGCATTCTTGCTATGGCCGCTAGTAAATTATGGTCTCAAAAAGTGTTAGCCGTTGATTGCGACCCTGAATCTATTCGTGTAACAGACGAAAATGCATCGCTCAATAAAATGGCATCTATGATTGATGCTTATTGTGGCCACGGCTATAAAAGCCAAAAAGTTAAAGGTCAAAAATTTGATTTGATTATCGCTAATATTTTGGCGCGACCTTTAATGCAAATGGCTGTTGATATGAAAAAATGTTTGGCACCCAATGGATTTGTTATTTTAGCAGGACTTCTTGGACGTCAAGAAAATATGGTGCTTTATGCCCATTTCATGCAAGACTTAAAACTATACAAAAGAATTAGATTAGGAGAATGGACTTGTCTCATACTAACACATCAAATAAAGGCATCATCATGA